Proteins encoded together in one Plectropomus leopardus isolate mb chromosome 19, YSFRI_Pleo_2.0, whole genome shotgun sequence window:
- the c19h8orf33 gene encoding UPF0488 protein C8orf33 homolog — translation MSEHRLLFIDIEPKSNSSAPVHSRAQIPLWTRSDNTFRFNFLPDNSTAIQEKTSASDGAEAAAGRISFTGHGSAFAFNFQIPAAPPEEKMDTTETPDASSPGHQQCVQEDKPPPLQEGDSEGQSELSEQAKAKKKKKKSGKKKPSVSTEAAPSSAEGGQGSEDTELSAEEQLNRQLDWCIEQLELGMRSQKSTPKQKEEASRALKTLRSSKAPLVKKRQLMRAMTGDYRKKMEEEKSKQYKLIQSEMASAQVKVVTDSPKKSVFHRRADVKSQTPAREENLRLTDGRDTDLKGPEQEQEQEQEQEQEQEQEQTPAFVFTPSKEEFRFNFLP, via the exons ATGAGCGAGCACAGGCTGCTGTTTATAG ATATTGAACCGAAGTCAAACAGCTCTGCTCCCGTCCACAGCAGAGCTCAGATCCCCCTCTGGACGCGCAGCGACAACACCTTCAGATTTAACTTCCTCCCTGACAACTCCACAGCGATTCAGGAGAAAACATCTGCATCAGACGGCGCTGAAGCAGCGGCCGGCCGCATATCGTTTACAGGACACGGCTCTGCTTTTGCCTTCAACTTTCAAATTCCTGCCGCTCCACCAGAGGAGAAAATGGACACAACAGAAACCCCAGATGCTTCCTCACCAGGTCACCAACAATGTGTCCAAGAGGACAAGCCTCCCCCACTGCAGGAGGGTGACTCTGAGGGTCAATCTGAGCTGTCCGAGCAAGCaaaagcaaagaagaagaagaagaaatctggAAAGAAAAAGCCGTCAGTTAGCACCGAGGCAGCGCCGAGTTCAGCTGAGGGGGGTCAAGGAAGCGAGGACACAGAGCTG agtgCAGAGGAGCAGCTGAACAGACAGCTGGACTGGTGCATCGAGCAGCTGGAATTAGGAATGAGATCCCAGAAAAGTACACCGAAACAGA AAGAGGAAGCCTCACGCGCTCTAAAGACGCTCCGAAGCTCCAAAGCTCCTCTTGTTAAGAAGAGGCAGCTGATGAGAGCCATGACGGGAGATTAccggaaaaaaatggaagaggagaagagcaaGCAGTACAAACTCATTCAGAGCG AAATGGCTTCAGCTCAGGTCAAAGTTGTGACAGACTCTCCGAAGAAGTCTGTTTTCCACCGGAGAGCCGACGTCAAAAGCCAGACACCAGCCAGAGAGGAGAACCTGCGACTAACTGACGGCCGGGATACAGACCTGAAAGGAccggagcaggagcaggagcaggagcaggagcaggagcaggagcaggagcaggagcagacGCCAGCCTTTGTCTTTACTCCATCAAAGGAGGAGTTTCGCTTCAATTTTCTACCCTGA
- the anks3 gene encoding ankyrin repeat and SAM domain-containing protein 3 isoform X1, with translation MSELSDEASESEQLGASLSLWLGDSLVRPEELDVPLDLHTACSIGQYDVVAECIKKREVDLNGKNIGGWTPLMYAAYIGHDNIANLLLEAGVNVNATTAKGLTPLMLAASCGNESIAYFLLQQGAELEVKDSRGWTALFHCTSTGHQQMVRFLLDNNADASVKEPGSGFTPLMEAAASGHEIIVQYLLDHKVKVDDRNAKGETARALAMMYGYTKIVSLIDSRSPRIKPGHFEDLSSSEDSDSAPPRIRPSRNRAKGISIHDGPQAIAKFRVGGTSKPCEPPAAPPGYMTFRDIGEQSEGICYRDVTSPINELDGQSNSSRDDSPFFDNDMPTMRSSSSSSEGLPHVIGLNWEGSVESNEDSDQCKKSSSRRVNKSHHSKSKSRHGNDAAHSSSTGNCGMLSHAGLPPSYTGPKDLAEFLEQIGFSKYLPVLEEQDIDLRIFLTLTENDLKEIGITLFGPKRKMTSAIARWHSSARPPSDALEQAYADQLEAEMQEMAIQLHKRCEEVESLQSQVSQEKELRTVMEGCLMEDKMAWRRVHAELVENHRLAQDMSAILAKSRACSAELLACFTTDGNSSCYTGVEDKTKADNGVKAGEGLTRSTATELLKKLDSYEEELAGTLQTVLQSLRRLSAPEKVSDSWERP, from the exons ATGTCTGAGCTGAGTGACGAAGCCAGTGAATCAGAGCAACTAGGTGCCAGCCTGTCCCTGTGGCTGGGCGACTCCCTGGTCCGGCCAGAGGAGCTGGATGTCCCTCTGGACCTCCACACAGCCTGCTCCATCGGCCAGTACGACGTGGTggcagagtgcattaaaaa ACGTGAGGTGGACCTGAATGGCAAAAACATTGGAGGATGGACCCCGCTGATGTATGCAGCCTACATCGGCCATGACAACATTGCAAATCTCCTGCTGGAGGCGGGTGTGAATGTAAATGCCACCACTGCCAAAGGATTAACCCCCTTGATGCTGGCAGCAAGCTGTGGGAATGAAAGTATTGCATACTTTCTGCTTCAG CAAGGCGCCGAGTTGGAGGTCAAGGACTCTCGAGGCTGGACCGCTCTGTTCCACTGCACGAGCACCGGCCACCAGCAGATGGTCAGGTTCCTGCTGGATAACAATGCTGATGCCAGCGTCAA GGAGCCGGGGTCTGGCTTCACTCCCCTGATGGAGGCTGCTGCTTCTGGACATGAAATCATTGTTCAGTACCTGCTCGATCAC AAAGTTAAAGTAGATGACCGCAACGCTAAAGGAGAGACTGCTCGTGCCCTGGCGATGATGTACGGCTATACCAAGATCGTCAGCCTCATTGACTCGCGTTCTCCAAGGATCAAACCAG GACATTTTGAAGACCTGAGCTCCTCCGAGGACTCGGACAGCGCACCTCCACGGATAAGGCCAAGCCGAAATCGAGCTAAAGGGATTAGCATCCATGATGGGCCCCAGGCCATCGCCAAGTTCCGAGTAGGAGGCACCAGCAAACCGTGCG AGCCTCCCGCTGCTCCGCCAGGATACATGACATTTCGTGACATCGGTGAGCAGAGCGAGGGCATCTGCTACCGTGACGTAACTTCACCCATCAACGAGCTGGACGGCcagagcaacagcagcagag ATGACAGTCCGTTCTTTGACAACGACATGCCCACcatgaggagcagcagcagcagcagcgaagGCCTGCCTCACGTGATCGGCCTCAACTGGGAGGGCTCCGTGGAGAGTAATGAG GACTCTGATCAGTGCAAAAAGAGCAGCTCTCGCAGAGTAAACAAGAGCCATCACTCAAAAAGCAAGAGTCGCCATGGAAACGACGCAGCTCACTCCAGCAGTACAGGGAACTGTGGGATGCTCTCTCATGCTGGTCTTCCACCCTCCTACACTGGGCCAAAG GATCTGGCGGAGTTCTTGGAACAAATTGGCTTTTCTAAGTATCTCCCCGTACTGGAAGAGCAAGACATTGACCTGCGGATATTTCTCACTCTGActgaaaatgacctcaaagaaatTGGGATCAC ATTGTTTGGACCCAAGCGTAAGATGACCTCGGCTATTGCAAGGTGGCACAGCAGTGCTCGACCACCCAGCGATGCTCTGGAACAGGCGTATGCCGACCAGCTGGAGGCGGAGATGCAGGAGATGGCCATTCAGCTACACAAG CGCTGTGAGGAGGTGGAGAGTCTGCAGAGCCAGGTGTCCCAGGAGAAGGAGCTGCGTACTGTGATGGAGGGATGTCTGATGGAGGACAAGATGGCTTGGAGGAGGGTCCATGCTGAGCTGGTGGAGAACCACCGGCTAGCTCAGGACATGAGCGCCATACTGGCAAAGTCCAGAGCCTGCAGCGCTGAACTGCTCGCCTGTTTCACTACTGATGGGAACAGCAGCTGTTACACTGGCGTGGAAGATAAAACAAAAGCTGACAATGGTGTCAAAG CAGGGGAGGGACTTACACGCTCCACTGCAACCGAACTACTAAAGAAGCTGGACTCCTATGAAGAAGAACTGG CGGGGACCCTGCAAACTGTGCTCCAGAGTCTGAGGAGACTGAGTGCCCCTGAGAAAGTCTCAGATAGCTGGGAAAGGCCTTAA
- the h3f3d gene encoding H3 histone, family 3D, which translates to MARTKQTARKSTGGKAPRKQLATKAARKSAPSTGGVKKPHRYRPGTVALREIRRYQKSTELLIRKLPFQRLVREIAQDFKTDLRFQSAAIGALQEASEAYLVGLFEDTNLCAIHAKRVTIMPKDIQLARRIRGERA; encoded by the exons ATGGCTCGTACCAAGCAGACCGCTCGTAAATCCACCGGAGGAAAGGCGCCTAGGAAGCAGCTCGCCACCAAAGCGGCAAGGAAAAGCGCGCCATCCACCGGCGGAGTGAAGAAACCCCACAGATACAG GCCTGGTACTGTTGCCCTGCGTGAGATCCGTCGTTACCAGAAATCCACTGAGTTGCTCATCAGGAAGCTGCCTTTCCAGCGTCTTGTGAGGGAAATTGCTCAAGATTTCAAGACAGATCTGCGTTTCCAGAGTGCAGCCATTGGTGCTCTGCAG GAAGCCAGTGAGGCCTACTTGGTCGGACTGTTTGAGGACACCAACCTGTGCGCCATTCATGCAAAGAGGGTCACCATCATGCCCAAGGACATTCAGCTGGCCAGGCGAATTAGAGGAGAGCGTGCATAA
- the anks3 gene encoding ankyrin repeat and SAM domain-containing protein 3 isoform X3, which yields MSELSDEASESEQLGASLSLWLGDSLVRPEELDVPLDLHTACSIGQYDVVAECIKKREVDLNGKNIGGWTPLMYAAYIGHDNIANLLLEAGVNVNATTAKGLTPLMLAASCGNESIAYFLLQQGAELEVKDSRGWTALFHCTSTGHQQMVRFLLDNNADASVKEPGSGFTPLMEAAASGHEIIVQYLLDHKVKVDDRNAKGETARALAMMYGYTKIVSLIDSRSPRIKPGHFEDLSSSEDSDSAPPRIRPSRNRAKGISIHDGPQAIAKFRVGGTSKPCEPPAAPPGYMTFRDIGEQSEGICYRDVTSPINELDGQSNSSRDDSPFFDNDMPTMRSSSSSSEGLPHVIGLNWEGSVESNEDSDQCKKSSSRRVNKSHHSKSKSRHGNDAAHSSSTGNCGMLSHAGLPPSYTGPKDLAEFLEQIGFSKYLPVLEEQDIDLRIFLTLTENDLKEIGITLFGPKRKMTSAIARWHSSARPPSDALEQAYADQLEAEMQEMAIQLHKRCEEVESLQSQVSQEKELRTVMEGCLMEDKMAWRRVHAELVENHRLAQDMSAILAKSRACSAELLACFTTDGNSSCYTGVEDKTKADNGVKDFLKNNLDTI from the exons ATGTCTGAGCTGAGTGACGAAGCCAGTGAATCAGAGCAACTAGGTGCCAGCCTGTCCCTGTGGCTGGGCGACTCCCTGGTCCGGCCAGAGGAGCTGGATGTCCCTCTGGACCTCCACACAGCCTGCTCCATCGGCCAGTACGACGTGGTggcagagtgcattaaaaa ACGTGAGGTGGACCTGAATGGCAAAAACATTGGAGGATGGACCCCGCTGATGTATGCAGCCTACATCGGCCATGACAACATTGCAAATCTCCTGCTGGAGGCGGGTGTGAATGTAAATGCCACCACTGCCAAAGGATTAACCCCCTTGATGCTGGCAGCAAGCTGTGGGAATGAAAGTATTGCATACTTTCTGCTTCAG CAAGGCGCCGAGTTGGAGGTCAAGGACTCTCGAGGCTGGACCGCTCTGTTCCACTGCACGAGCACCGGCCACCAGCAGATGGTCAGGTTCCTGCTGGATAACAATGCTGATGCCAGCGTCAA GGAGCCGGGGTCTGGCTTCACTCCCCTGATGGAGGCTGCTGCTTCTGGACATGAAATCATTGTTCAGTACCTGCTCGATCAC AAAGTTAAAGTAGATGACCGCAACGCTAAAGGAGAGACTGCTCGTGCCCTGGCGATGATGTACGGCTATACCAAGATCGTCAGCCTCATTGACTCGCGTTCTCCAAGGATCAAACCAG GACATTTTGAAGACCTGAGCTCCTCCGAGGACTCGGACAGCGCACCTCCACGGATAAGGCCAAGCCGAAATCGAGCTAAAGGGATTAGCATCCATGATGGGCCCCAGGCCATCGCCAAGTTCCGAGTAGGAGGCACCAGCAAACCGTGCG AGCCTCCCGCTGCTCCGCCAGGATACATGACATTTCGTGACATCGGTGAGCAGAGCGAGGGCATCTGCTACCGTGACGTAACTTCACCCATCAACGAGCTGGACGGCcagagcaacagcagcagag ATGACAGTCCGTTCTTTGACAACGACATGCCCACcatgaggagcagcagcagcagcagcgaagGCCTGCCTCACGTGATCGGCCTCAACTGGGAGGGCTCCGTGGAGAGTAATGAG GACTCTGATCAGTGCAAAAAGAGCAGCTCTCGCAGAGTAAACAAGAGCCATCACTCAAAAAGCAAGAGTCGCCATGGAAACGACGCAGCTCACTCCAGCAGTACAGGGAACTGTGGGATGCTCTCTCATGCTGGTCTTCCACCCTCCTACACTGGGCCAAAG GATCTGGCGGAGTTCTTGGAACAAATTGGCTTTTCTAAGTATCTCCCCGTACTGGAAGAGCAAGACATTGACCTGCGGATATTTCTCACTCTGActgaaaatgacctcaaagaaatTGGGATCAC ATTGTTTGGACCCAAGCGTAAGATGACCTCGGCTATTGCAAGGTGGCACAGCAGTGCTCGACCACCCAGCGATGCTCTGGAACAGGCGTATGCCGACCAGCTGGAGGCGGAGATGCAGGAGATGGCCATTCAGCTACACAAG CGCTGTGAGGAGGTGGAGAGTCTGCAGAGCCAGGTGTCCCAGGAGAAGGAGCTGCGTACTGTGATGGAGGGATGTCTGATGGAGGACAAGATGGCTTGGAGGAGGGTCCATGCTGAGCTGGTGGAGAACCACCGGCTAGCTCAGGACATGAGCGCCATACTGGCAAAGTCCAGAGCCTGCAGCGCTGAACTGCTCGCCTGTTTCACTACTGATGGGAACAGCAGCTGTTACACTGGCGTGGAAGATAAAACAAAAGCTGACAATGGTGTCAAAG actttctaaaaaataatctggATACAatctga
- the LOC121958687 gene encoding uncharacterized protein LOC121958687: protein MSTQSVDVLATERSTTPPLSHSPTIMDTTIVDTFTSTISSKNDLDEISANDITSRANYVYSFFAGLGFMAGCFLLYSFIQTYRAHRRLAWLDCLLWAFCGLQLLLLLLSLHTVAYKPHYLITTGLGCAALSFTINAVSLCSLLVLVLMAYVLTLDPPSHALLRKHWVCAGLVILSSILISLLLAGLRGPSEGLHKEAECFMDPAGAGVSYAAARLCLAFLIPYTFQLGLLIGGCVRQWKSKGRFLSGSEEGPVFLTVTVVMFFCQLFYGVALLRGAQLAQLEGGLSHHERAFLSVAEFVLFSGSSTSLLLVLLMHRQCRESLHGVLRQLGDCCQSPGRTQPNRNIIAPHSEITDTLQDIES, encoded by the exons ATG TCGACTCAAAGCGTGGACGTGCTCGCCACTGAGAGAAGCACCACACCTCCGTTATCACACAGTCCCACCATCATGGACACCACCATCGTGGACACTTTCACCTCAACAATCTCCTCTAAAAACGACTTAGACGAAATTTCAGCCAATGACATCACCTCCAGGGCAAACTACGTCTACAGTTTCTTCGCTGGTCTCGGCTTCATGGCGGGCTGCTTCCTGCTCTACAGCTTCATCCAGACGTACAGAGCTCATAGACGGCTGGCCTGGCTCGACTGCCTGCTCTGGGCCTTTTGTggcctccagctgctgctgctgctcctctctctccacaccGTGGCCTACAAACCTCACTACCTGATTACAACAGGTTTGGGCTGCGCCGCGCTCTCCTTCACCATCAACGCTGTCTCTCTTTGCAGCCTGCTCGTCTTAGTTCTCATGGCTTATGTGCTAACATTGGATCCGCCGTCCCACGCCCTGCTGAGGAAGCACTGGGTCTGTGCAGGTTTGGTGATCCTGAGTTCTATCCTGATTTCTCTGCTGCTCGCTGGGCTTCGTGGACCCAGTGAGGGTCTACACAAAGAAGCTGAATGCTTTATGGATCCAGCTGGTGCTGGTGTGTCGTACGCAGCTGCTAGATTGTGCCTAGCTTTTTTGATTCCCTACACCTTCCAACTGGGACTTCTGATAGGCGGCTGCGTCCGGCAGTGGAAATCTAAAGGACGCTTCCTCTCCGGCTCAGAGGAGGGTCCTGTGTTCCTGACAGTCACCGtggtcatgtttttctgtcagctcTTCTACGGCGTGGCACTGTTGAGAGGAGCCCAACTAGCACAACTAGAGGGGGGGCTGAGCCATCACGAGCGAGCGTTTCTGAGCGTGGctgagtttgttttgttctcaggGAGCAGTACCAGCCTCCTGCTCGTGCTGCTCATGCACAGGCAGTGTCGAGAGAGTCTCCACGGCGTGTTGAGGCAGCTGGGGGACTGCTGTCAGAGTCCCGGGCGCACGCAGCCCAACAGAAACATTATAGCTCCCCACAGCGAGATCACAGACACCCTGCAGGACATAGAGTCGTAG
- the anks3 gene encoding ankyrin repeat and SAM domain-containing protein 3 isoform X2 produces MSELSDEASESEQLGASLSLWLGDSLVRPEELDVPLDLHTACSIGQYDVVAECIKKREVDLNGKNIGGWTPLMYAAYIGHDNIANLLLEAGVNVNATTAKGLTPLMLAASCGNESIAYFLLQQGAELEVKDSRGWTALFHCTSTGHQQMVRFLLDNNADASVKEPGSGFTPLMEAAASGHEIIVQYLLDHKVKVDDRNAKGETARALAMMYGYTKIVSLIDSRSPRIKPGHFEDLSSSEDSDSAPPRIRPSRNRAKGISIHDGPQAIAKFRVGGTSKPCEPPAAPPGYMTFRDIGEQSEGICYRDVTSPINELDGQSNSSRDDSPFFDNDMPTMRSSSSSSEGLPHVIGLNWEGSVESNEDSDQCKKSSSRRVNKSHHSKSKSRHGNDAAHSSSTGNCGMLSHAGLPPSYTGPKDLAEFLEQIGFSKYLPVLEEQDIDLRIFLTLTENDLKEIGITLFGPKRKMTSAIARWHSSARPPSDALEQAYADQLEAEMQEMAIQLHKRCEEVESLQSQVSQEKELRTVMEGCLMEDKMAWRRVHAELVENHRLAQDMSAILAKSRACSAELLACFTTDGNSSCYTGVEDKTKADNGVKGEGLTRSTATELLKKLDSYEEELAGTLQTVLQSLRRLSAPEKVSDSWERP; encoded by the exons ATGTCTGAGCTGAGTGACGAAGCCAGTGAATCAGAGCAACTAGGTGCCAGCCTGTCCCTGTGGCTGGGCGACTCCCTGGTCCGGCCAGAGGAGCTGGATGTCCCTCTGGACCTCCACACAGCCTGCTCCATCGGCCAGTACGACGTGGTggcagagtgcattaaaaa ACGTGAGGTGGACCTGAATGGCAAAAACATTGGAGGATGGACCCCGCTGATGTATGCAGCCTACATCGGCCATGACAACATTGCAAATCTCCTGCTGGAGGCGGGTGTGAATGTAAATGCCACCACTGCCAAAGGATTAACCCCCTTGATGCTGGCAGCAAGCTGTGGGAATGAAAGTATTGCATACTTTCTGCTTCAG CAAGGCGCCGAGTTGGAGGTCAAGGACTCTCGAGGCTGGACCGCTCTGTTCCACTGCACGAGCACCGGCCACCAGCAGATGGTCAGGTTCCTGCTGGATAACAATGCTGATGCCAGCGTCAA GGAGCCGGGGTCTGGCTTCACTCCCCTGATGGAGGCTGCTGCTTCTGGACATGAAATCATTGTTCAGTACCTGCTCGATCAC AAAGTTAAAGTAGATGACCGCAACGCTAAAGGAGAGACTGCTCGTGCCCTGGCGATGATGTACGGCTATACCAAGATCGTCAGCCTCATTGACTCGCGTTCTCCAAGGATCAAACCAG GACATTTTGAAGACCTGAGCTCCTCCGAGGACTCGGACAGCGCACCTCCACGGATAAGGCCAAGCCGAAATCGAGCTAAAGGGATTAGCATCCATGATGGGCCCCAGGCCATCGCCAAGTTCCGAGTAGGAGGCACCAGCAAACCGTGCG AGCCTCCCGCTGCTCCGCCAGGATACATGACATTTCGTGACATCGGTGAGCAGAGCGAGGGCATCTGCTACCGTGACGTAACTTCACCCATCAACGAGCTGGACGGCcagagcaacagcagcagag ATGACAGTCCGTTCTTTGACAACGACATGCCCACcatgaggagcagcagcagcagcagcgaagGCCTGCCTCACGTGATCGGCCTCAACTGGGAGGGCTCCGTGGAGAGTAATGAG GACTCTGATCAGTGCAAAAAGAGCAGCTCTCGCAGAGTAAACAAGAGCCATCACTCAAAAAGCAAGAGTCGCCATGGAAACGACGCAGCTCACTCCAGCAGTACAGGGAACTGTGGGATGCTCTCTCATGCTGGTCTTCCACCCTCCTACACTGGGCCAAAG GATCTGGCGGAGTTCTTGGAACAAATTGGCTTTTCTAAGTATCTCCCCGTACTGGAAGAGCAAGACATTGACCTGCGGATATTTCTCACTCTGActgaaaatgacctcaaagaaatTGGGATCAC ATTGTTTGGACCCAAGCGTAAGATGACCTCGGCTATTGCAAGGTGGCACAGCAGTGCTCGACCACCCAGCGATGCTCTGGAACAGGCGTATGCCGACCAGCTGGAGGCGGAGATGCAGGAGATGGCCATTCAGCTACACAAG CGCTGTGAGGAGGTGGAGAGTCTGCAGAGCCAGGTGTCCCAGGAGAAGGAGCTGCGTACTGTGATGGAGGGATGTCTGATGGAGGACAAGATGGCTTGGAGGAGGGTCCATGCTGAGCTGGTGGAGAACCACCGGCTAGCTCAGGACATGAGCGCCATACTGGCAAAGTCCAGAGCCTGCAGCGCTGAACTGCTCGCCTGTTTCACTACTGATGGGAACAGCAGCTGTTACACTGGCGTGGAAGATAAAACAAAAGCTGACAATGGTGTCAAAG GGGAGGGACTTACACGCTCCACTGCAACCGAACTACTAAAGAAGCTGGACTCCTATGAAGAAGAACTGG CGGGGACCCTGCAAACTGTGCTCCAGAGTCTGAGGAGACTGAGTGCCCCTGAGAAAGTCTCAGATAGCTGGGAAAGGCCTTAA
- the c19h16orf91 gene encoding protein CCSMST1 isoform X2, with product MSTTAGRVFTALTRAAFNRGIFVDNAAAAARLNSVRSLTLSSRSSAKSRDGEEEVNDEPIKFSTSKASHRTWRVDRSMGSQFERPWWKVLPISLVFTGLLLWCILRGQTDIDAQLEKQLYDHLPGLLSDEEEEEVKNKSS from the exons ATGTCTACCACAGCAGGACGAGTCTTCACCGCTCTGACACGAGCTGCTTTCAATCGAGGGATATTTGTCGATAACGCCGCAGCGGCCGCGAG ACTGAACAGTGTGCGGTCTCTAACTCTGAGCTCTCGGAGTTCGGCTAAGTCCAGAGATGGCGAGGAAGAGGTTAACGATGAGCCCATTAAGTTCTCCACCAGTAAAGCCAGTCACAGAACCTGGAGAGTTGACCGCTCCATGGGGAGCCAGTTTGAGCGGCCGTGGTGGAAAGTCCTCCCCATCAGCCTGGTGTTCACCGGCCTCCTGCTGTGGTGCATCCTGAGAGGTCAGACGGACATTGACGCACAGCTGGAGAAGCAGCTGTATGACCATTTACCCGGGTTGCTTtcagatgaagaggaggaagaagttaaaaataaatcaagttaA
- the c19h16orf91 gene encoding protein CCSMST1 isoform X1, translating to MSTTAGRVFTALTRAAFNRGIFVDNAAAAASRLNSVRSLTLSSRSSAKSRDGEEEVNDEPIKFSTSKASHRTWRVDRSMGSQFERPWWKVLPISLVFTGLLLWCILRGQTDIDAQLEKQLYDHLPGLLSDEEEEEVKNKSS from the exons ATGTCTACCACAGCAGGACGAGTCTTCACCGCTCTGACACGAGCTGCTTTCAATCGAGGGATATTTGTCGATAACGCCGCAGCGGCCGCGAG CAGACTGAACAGTGTGCGGTCTCTAACTCTGAGCTCTCGGAGTTCGGCTAAGTCCAGAGATGGCGAGGAAGAGGTTAACGATGAGCCCATTAAGTTCTCCACCAGTAAAGCCAGTCACAGAACCTGGAGAGTTGACCGCTCCATGGGGAGCCAGTTTGAGCGGCCGTGGTGGAAAGTCCTCCCCATCAGCCTGGTGTTCACCGGCCTCCTGCTGTGGTGCATCCTGAGAGGTCAGACGGACATTGACGCACAGCTGGAGAAGCAGCTGTATGACCATTTACCCGGGTTGCTTtcagatgaagaggaggaagaagttaaaaataaatcaagttaA